The sequence TTGCAATTTTGCTTTAAAGCTTTCCAAAGATTCGTCTGGATTTCCTTTAGCAATTTTGGCGACATAATCAAGCGTATAAGGTGCTAATGCTTTTTTGAAATCTTCAAAAGAAATTTCCCAATGCGCGCCAGCCGCTCCTGCTTTATCCATTTTCATGGTATCGCCCGCTTTGACACCTAAATGTGCAAGACCTGGAGCTTCTTTTTCAGAGATAACTTTGGCATCCTCTTTACGGTTAATTTCTAACTCTTTTTCTGAATAACCATTTTTCTTAGCATCTGCTTCTGTGCGCATACCATAACCAATATTGGCAAAACCCGTCGCAAAAATGGTGTGCTTTTTAACAAAATCCCAATCAATAGACTCAGGGTAGTTATACACAATCTCATGAGCGATGTAATTCCACAACGCTAAGTCAGTACTTGGAGAGAAAATAATTTCGATGTCTGCAAGATCAGAACAACGGTGCGTGTAGGTAGAGATATTGACGACTTTAACCTTATCGGGTGAGGTTAATTTTCGATCACTTACACGGGACCAAAGGATTGGATGCATCTCCGCCATATTGGCACCCCATGTAACAACGGTGTCGGTCAGTTCAATATCATCATAACAGCCTGCTGGCTCATCAATACCAAAGGTTTGGATAAACCCAGCAACGGCAGAAGCCATACAGTGACGTGCATTTGGGTCAATACCATTGGCACGAAAACCCGCTTTCATCAATTTTGCAGCAGCATAACCTTCTTGAATAGTGTATTGACCTGAACCAAAAATACCAATCGCTTCAGGGCCACCTATTTTAAAGGCTGATTTGATGTGTTTTTCCATCTCATCAAATGCTCTTTTCCAACTAATGGGCTTAAATTGTCCGTGCTTGTCAAATTCACCTTTATCGTTCATACGTAAAAGTGGCTCTTTCAGACGATCTGCTCCGTACATAATTTTTGCGTTAAAATAGCCCTTAATA comes from Sulfuricurvum sp. and encodes:
- a CDS encoding molybdopterin-dependent oxidoreductase encodes the protein SLSRRDFLKTTAAASAAAAVGISVPSELKAAAEHAEKDWRWDKAVCRFCGTGCGIMMATKEGKVVAVKGDPACPVNRGLNCIKGYFNAKIMYGADRLKEPLLRMNDKGEFDKHGQFKPISWKRAFDEMEKHIKSAFKIGGPEAIGIFGSGQYTIQEGYAAAKLMKAGFRANGIDPNARHCMASAVAGFIQTFGIDEPAGCYDDIELTDTVVTWGANMAEMHPILWSRVSDRKLTSPDKVKVVNISTYTHRCSDLADIEIIFSPSTDLALWNYIAHEIVYNYPESIDWDFVKKHTIFATGFANIGYGMRTEADAKKNGYSEKELEINRKEDAKVISEKEAPGLAHLGVKAGDTMKMDKAGAAGAHWEISFEDFKKALAPYTLDYVAKIAKGNPDESLESFKAKLQ